In the genome of Tindallia magadiensis, the window ACGCAGGTCTCTTATCCATGTTTGACATGTTCTCTGGTGGCGCTTTTGGGAATATGACCATTTTTGCACTTAGTATCACACCGTATATTACAGCGTCCATTATTATGCAGCTTTTGACGATTGCTATTCCAGCTTTGGAAGAATTGTCAAAGGAAGGCGAAGAAGGACGAAAGAAAATTGCACAATATATTCGATATGGAACAGTGATTTTAGCTTTCATTCAAGCTACAGGTATCAGTGTAGGCTTATTTAGAGGAGCGTTAATTCAAAGAGATACATTTAGTATTATTGTTGTTGTTTTAACATTAACAGCGGGTACAGCTTTCTTAATGTGGCTTGGTGAACAAATTACTGAACATGGCATTGGCAATGGGATCTCTCTCCTCATTTTTGCAGGAATTGTTTCTGGGATACCAGATGGCTTATATAGAACCTTTATGCTGACTAGCCAAGGAGAAATTCATGTTATTTCTCTGGTGATATTTGCTGTTATTGCTCTATTAATTGTAGCTGGTGTAGTAGCTATTCAAGAAGGTCAGCGTAGAATACCAGTACAGTATGCAAAACGAGTGGTAGGCAGAAAAATGTATGGAGGCCAAAGTACGCATATCCCATTAAAAGTGAACCAAGCAGGAGTTATACCGGTAATATTTGCAATGTCAATCCTAGCATTTCCTCAAACAATAGCCTTTTTTGTAGGTGAAACAAGTGGATTTGCCAGATTTGTTGAAAGATGGCTTTCACCTGCAGGGAGCCCGGGTATTTA includes:
- the secY gene encoding preprotein translocase subunit SecY: MLETLRNAWKIPDLRKKMTFTMLMLMIFRLGAVIPVPGVNIDYVRNIVENAGLLSMFDMFSGGAFGNMTIFALSITPYITASIIMQLLTIAIPALEELSKEGEEGRKKIAQYIRYGTVILAFIQATGISVGLFRGALIQRDTFSIIVVVLTLTAGTAFLMWLGEQITEHGIGNGISLLIFAGIVSGIPDGLYRTFMLTSQGEIHVISLVIFAVIALLIVAGVVAIQEGQRRIPVQYAKRVVGRKMYGGQSTHIPLKVNQAGVIPVIFAMSILAFPQTIAFFVGETSGFARFVERWLSPAGSPGIYVYAILTATLIIFFTYFYTAVTFNPVEIASNMKKNGGFIPGIRPGKPTSDYLGKVLNRITLAGAVFLAFIAMMPMIVLNLTGMPVAFGGTALLIVVGVALETVKQIESQMMMRHYQGFLK